From the Gordonia bronchialis DSM 43247 genome, one window contains:
- a CDS encoding alpha-E domain-containing protein: MMLARNAESLYWIGRYVERADDMARILDVAIQQLLEDATVDVDRQARLIVQVLGLTAPDTDEELDVWSLTERVAYDKEAVGSIVDLVRSARENARGAREVTSSELWECLNTTYNGLDAAERRSRRLGPHEFLAYVKNRAAMFAGLADATLSHDDGYRYLLLGRSVERVDMTIRMLLARAGDRSSSPAWVNVLVSAGAHDTYLRTYRGILNAENVVEFMLLDRLFPRSIFHALSVAEHNLALLEKRASRVGLQAEAQLLLGRARSSLEFIEPGKLLDDLQERLVDLQDTCRAVNEAVTNQYFHVSPYVSWADARVSEGHVIEESEL; this comes from the coding sequence ATGATGTTGGCGCGCAACGCGGAATCGCTGTACTGGATTGGACGTTACGTCGAGCGGGCCGACGACATGGCGCGCATCCTCGACGTCGCGATCCAACAACTTCTCGAGGACGCGACCGTCGACGTCGACCGGCAGGCCCGGCTCATCGTGCAGGTCCTCGGGCTCACCGCGCCCGACACCGATGAAGAACTCGACGTGTGGTCGCTGACCGAGCGGGTCGCCTACGACAAAGAGGCCGTCGGCTCGATCGTCGACCTGGTGCGATCGGCTCGCGAAAACGCGCGTGGGGCACGAGAAGTCACCTCCAGCGAACTGTGGGAATGTCTCAACACCACCTACAACGGGCTCGACGCGGCCGAACGTCGATCGCGACGTCTGGGGCCGCACGAGTTCCTCGCGTATGTGAAGAATCGCGCGGCGATGTTCGCCGGTCTGGCCGACGCGACACTGAGCCACGACGACGGGTACCGCTACCTGCTCCTGGGCCGCTCGGTGGAACGGGTCGACATGACCATCCGCATGCTGCTCGCGCGGGCCGGGGACCGGTCGAGTTCGCCGGCCTGGGTCAACGTCCTGGTGTCGGCCGGTGCGCACGACACCTATCTGCGGACCTATCGCGGAATCCTCAACGCGGAGAACGTCGTCGAGTTCATGTTGTTGGACCGGTTGTTCCCGCGGTCGATCTTCCACGCGCTCAGCGTCGCCGAGCACAACCTCGCTCTGCTGGAGAAGCGGGCCAGCCGCGTCGGCCTGCAGGCCGAGGCGCAACTGCTGCTCGGCCGGGCGCGTAGCTCACTGGAGTTCATCGAACCCGGCAAACTGCTCGACGATCTGCAGGAACGACTCGTCGACCTGCAGGACACCTGCCGCGCCGTCAACGAGGCGGTCACCAACCAGTACTTCCACGTCTCACCGTATGTGTCGTGGGCCGATGCCCGGGTCAGTGAGGGCCACGTGATCGAGGAGAGTGAGCTGTGA
- a CDS encoding transglutaminase family protein: MSWRLRVVHSTGFAYKSPVTSSYNEARLTPRSDARQNVIVNRVETVPATRAYRYTDYWGTAVTAFDLHAPHEELEVSGMSVVETEAGQRPEQQRPWDEIRSEYVEDRYDEMLSFTDYVAKNRGMAAAAKRIAKGLDPDEAVEAVCKYVHTEMEYVPGTTGVHTTAVDAWTERKGVCQDYAHLTLLMLRSLGIPSRYVSGYLHPKPDAKIDKAVEGQSHAWIEAWTGGWWGYDPTNDTPITEQHVSVGVGRDYSDVSPLKGIYTGGGATDLDVIVEITRLA, from the coding sequence GTGAGCTGGCGTCTGCGAGTTGTCCATTCGACGGGCTTCGCCTACAAGAGTCCGGTGACCTCGTCCTACAACGAGGCCCGGCTGACCCCGCGCAGTGACGCCCGACAGAACGTGATCGTCAACCGCGTCGAGACCGTGCCGGCCACCAGGGCCTACCGCTACACCGACTATTGGGGCACCGCCGTCACCGCCTTCGATCTGCATGCGCCGCATGAGGAATTGGAGGTGTCGGGGATGTCGGTGGTGGAGACCGAGGCCGGTCAGCGTCCCGAGCAGCAACGCCCTTGGGACGAGATCCGCAGCGAGTACGTCGAGGACCGTTACGACGAGATGCTGTCCTTCACCGATTATGTGGCCAAGAATCGGGGGATGGCCGCCGCGGCAAAGCGGATCGCCAAGGGGCTCGACCCGGATGAGGCGGTGGAGGCGGTCTGCAAGTACGTCCACACCGAGATGGAGTATGTCCCCGGCACGACGGGCGTGCATACCACGGCGGTCGACGCCTGGACCGAACGTAAAGGCGTCTGCCAGGACTACGCGCACCTCACCCTGTTGATGTTGCGCAGCCTGGGGATTCCGTCGCGCTATGTGTCGGGATATCTCCACCCCAAACCCGATGCCAAGATCGACAAGGCCGTCGAAGGTCAGAGCCACGCCTGGATCGAGGCCTGGACGGGTGGCTGGTGGGGATACGACCCCACCAACGACACCCCCATCACCGAGCAACACGTCTCGGTGGGTGTGGGCCGCGACTATTCGGATGTCTCACCGTTGAAGGGCATCTATACCGGCGGCGGCGCAACGGATCTCGATGTGATCGTGGAGATCACCCGGTTGGCGTGA
- a CDS encoding type II toxin-antitoxin system PemK/MazF family toxin yields the protein MSPRTPQPHPTAHLAREISYTPALDGDADPGEIVWTRVEFEDDPTQGKDRPVLVVGRDSHAESSDDVLGLMLSSKDYHRGDDDWISVGTGAWDGEHRESFVRLDRVLVVDADGIRREGAILDRQRFDSVATELRSRFGWR from the coding sequence ATGAGCCCGCGCACACCACAACCGCATCCCACCGCACATCTCGCGCGCGAGATCAGCTACACCCCCGCCCTCGACGGCGACGCCGATCCCGGCGAGATCGTCTGGACCCGGGTCGAATTCGAGGACGACCCGACGCAGGGCAAGGACCGTCCGGTCCTCGTCGTGGGACGCGACAGCCACGCCGAGTCGAGCGATGACGTCCTGGGACTCATGTTGTCCAGCAAGGACTATCACCGCGGTGACGACGACTGGATCAGTGTCGGCACCGGCGCCTGGGACGGCGAGCACCGAGAAAGTTTCGTCCGACTCGACCGCGTCCTCGTCGTCGACGCCGACGGCATCCGACGCGAGGGAGCGATCCTGGATCGTCAACGATTCGACAGTGTCGCAACGGAACTGCGCAGCCGATTCGGCTGGCGGTGA
- the holA gene encoding DNA polymerase III subunit delta, translating into MMPVTKRLHLLLGDDDFLTGRVISAVSAEQSGLAGTPVPVTRVRAGDVSEHELAELLSPSLFAEERIVVVESAAEAGKEPAALIAQAAASLPDGITLMVVHTGGGRAKSMVPALKKAGAVEHATAAPRWPSERMDFVRQEFRSLGVKVSPEVVEQVVEGVGSELRELAAACAQLVADTDGKVDRDAVRLYYQGRPEITGFEVADRAVTGNRAAALESLAWALHHGVPHVLLADALAEAVHRIARIRPMGTGNHFALASELGMPPRRVKDVQAQARAWDSESIAKAVQVVATLNGEVKGQAADADFALTSAVARVADLRPSGRRR; encoded by the coding sequence ATGATGCCTGTGACGAAACGCCTGCATCTGCTTCTCGGCGACGACGATTTCCTCACCGGCCGAGTCATCTCTGCGGTGTCCGCCGAGCAATCCGGGCTCGCCGGGACCCCGGTCCCGGTGACCCGGGTGCGGGCCGGTGACGTCAGTGAACATGAACTTGCCGAGCTGCTGAGCCCGTCGCTGTTCGCCGAGGAGCGCATCGTCGTCGTGGAGTCCGCGGCGGAGGCGGGTAAGGAGCCGGCCGCTCTCATCGCGCAGGCGGCGGCGTCTCTGCCCGACGGGATCACGCTGATGGTGGTGCACACCGGCGGTGGCCGGGCCAAGTCGATGGTGCCGGCCCTGAAGAAGGCCGGCGCGGTCGAACACGCCACGGCAGCGCCGCGCTGGCCGTCGGAGCGGATGGATTTCGTCCGCCAGGAGTTCCGGTCGCTGGGGGTCAAGGTGAGTCCCGAGGTCGTCGAGCAGGTCGTCGAAGGTGTGGGCTCGGAACTTCGGGAACTAGCGGCCGCGTGTGCGCAGCTGGTCGCCGACACGGATGGAAAGGTCGACCGCGACGCTGTCCGGCTGTACTACCAGGGCCGCCCGGAGATCACCGGGTTCGAGGTGGCCGATCGCGCGGTCACCGGCAACCGGGCGGCGGCACTCGAATCGCTGGCGTGGGCGTTGCATCATGGCGTGCCCCACGTCCTGCTGGCCGATGCGCTGGCCGAGGCCGTGCACCGGATCGCGCGGATCCGTCCGATGGGGACCGGCAATCATTTCGCGCTGGCCTCCGAGCTCGGAATGCCGCCGCGACGGGTCAAGGATGTGCAGGCGCAGGCGCGCGCCTGGGATTCGGAGTCCATCGCGAAGGCGGTGCAGGTGGTCGCCACGCTCAACGGTGAGGTCAAAGGCCAGGCCGCCGACGCCGATTTCGCTCTCACCAGCGCCGTGGCCAGGGTCGCCGACCTGCGGCCCTCGGGCCGTCGGCGCTAG
- a CDS encoding ComEA family DNA-binding protein, with product MSTSGRRNPLDRLAPVGASDPAAGGDRPMPTPRLVEPAEAREEPGWGIGGMPGWLDDGSDDNSRRNSNDDGHAPEYDDEEPDETSVVRRRFAVAPPAALALIAIGVIACAIAGFGLFRGTDSAPVVAFETSAGPTVGVSTPAAAHPTVGAQLVVSVVGLVHRPGLVRLPPGARVADAIASAGGARRGADTVSLNLAQLLNDGDQILVGYAGPDGRVLRSAVVAATGSGAPPANEPGTTSGAPSAAPSGSSGSRVNLNTATEDQLDALPGVGPVTARAIIDWRTRNGRFTSVDQLGEVDGIGPARLAKLRDLVTV from the coding sequence ATGAGCACCTCAGGACGGCGGAACCCGCTTGATCGCCTGGCGCCGGTCGGGGCGTCCGACCCGGCGGCGGGTGGTGACCGGCCGATGCCGACACCGCGCCTGGTGGAGCCGGCGGAGGCGCGCGAGGAGCCGGGCTGGGGGATCGGCGGGATGCCCGGGTGGCTCGACGACGGTTCAGACGACAACTCACGCCGCAACTCGAACGATGACGGCCACGCGCCGGAGTACGACGACGAGGAGCCCGACGAGACGTCCGTTGTACGCCGACGTTTCGCGGTGGCCCCGCCGGCGGCCCTGGCGTTGATCGCGATCGGCGTGATCGCCTGTGCGATAGCCGGTTTCGGGCTGTTCCGGGGAACGGACTCGGCGCCGGTGGTGGCCTTCGAGACCTCGGCCGGCCCGACGGTCGGTGTGAGTACTCCCGCAGCGGCGCACCCCACCGTCGGGGCACAGCTGGTGGTGAGTGTCGTCGGGCTGGTCCACCGCCCGGGGCTGGTGCGGCTGCCGCCGGGAGCACGGGTTGCCGATGCGATCGCCTCGGCGGGCGGCGCACGCCGTGGTGCGGACACGGTGTCGCTGAATCTTGCCCAGCTCCTCAACGACGGGGATCAGATCCTGGTGGGCTATGCCGGGCCGGACGGCAGGGTGTTGCGCAGCGCGGTGGTTGCGGCGACGGGATCTGGCGCACCGCCGGCCAACGAACCGGGGACCACCTCCGGTGCACCCTCGGCCGCGCCGTCGGGCAGCTCAGGAAGCCGCGTCAATCTGAATACGGCCACCGAGGATCAGCTCGATGCACTGCCGGGTGTGGGGCCGGTGACGGCGCGCGCGATCATCGACTGGCGCACCCGCAACGGTCGGTTCACCTCTGTGGACCAACTCGGTGAGGTCGACGGGATCGGCCCGGCACGCCTGGCCAAGCTGCGCGATCTGGTGACCGTGTGA
- a CDS encoding circularly permuted type 2 ATP-grasp protein, with the protein MSPASTSAPAKKAATRKSVPTKSTAAGKPQPSKSQTRSGTSKSATTDRQSRSKAASDGEVPSATGLFAGYSSGPYGRAYDEMFDSSGDVRTPYRGIHKSMGRQERADLETRVEALGNAYLDQGVTFSLSGKERPFPLDVVPRVISAAEWNKLEAGVTQRVQALELFLDDIYGEQEILRDGVLPKRLVHSCEHFHRQAANIKPPNGVRIHVAGIDLIRDENGDFRVLEDNLRSPSGVSYVLENRRAMARVFPDLFATHRVRAVADYPSHLLRALRASAAFNEADPNIVVLTPGVANSAYFEHSLLARLMGVELVEGRDLFCRDNVVYMRTTEGEQRVDVIYRRIDDDFLDPMQFRPDSMLGVAGLLNAARAGNVVISSAVGNGVGDDKLIYTYVPEIIEYYLGEKPSLQNVDTLRCWLDHECEEVLDRIDELVVKPVEGSGGYGIVFGPDASKAELDALARKVRSDPRGWIAQPVVQLSTVPTKIGDDLRPRHVDLRPFAVNDGESVWVLPGGLTRVALPEGSLVVNSSQGGGSKDTWVLASRGSEDEREMSGAKVVTASGVAAARPAESAPDLVHTQTQQQQQGTMSQTQRMGSMTQTQQQGGGSR; encoded by the coding sequence ATGAGTCCCGCTTCGACCAGTGCACCCGCCAAGAAGGCTGCGACGCGTAAGTCCGTGCCCACCAAGTCGACGGCAGCGGGTAAACCCCAGCCGAGTAAGTCTCAGACCAGATCCGGAACGTCCAAATCGGCCACCACCGATCGCCAGTCCCGGTCCAAGGCCGCCTCCGATGGCGAAGTTCCTTCGGCGACAGGTCTTTTCGCGGGATACTCCTCGGGTCCGTATGGGCGGGCATACGACGAGATGTTCGACAGCTCCGGGGACGTGCGCACACCGTACCGTGGTATCCACAAGTCCATGGGACGCCAGGAGCGGGCCGATCTGGAGACCCGGGTGGAGGCACTCGGCAACGCCTACCTCGACCAGGGGGTCACCTTCTCACTCTCCGGCAAGGAGCGTCCTTTCCCGTTGGACGTTGTGCCACGGGTGATTTCGGCTGCCGAATGGAACAAGCTGGAAGCCGGCGTCACCCAGCGGGTACAGGCGCTCGAGCTGTTCCTCGACGACATCTACGGCGAGCAGGAGATCCTGCGCGACGGCGTGCTACCCAAACGGCTCGTGCACTCTTGTGAGCACTTCCACCGCCAGGCCGCAAACATCAAACCGCCCAATGGTGTTCGCATTCACGTCGCCGGTATCGACCTGATCCGCGACGAGAACGGCGACTTCCGGGTCCTCGAGGACAATCTGCGCTCGCCGTCCGGGGTGTCCTACGTGCTGGAGAACCGGCGCGCCATGGCTCGTGTCTTCCCGGATCTCTTCGCCACTCACCGGGTCCGCGCCGTCGCCGATTATCCCAGTCACCTGCTCCGCGCCCTACGCGCCTCAGCGGCGTTCAACGAGGCCGACCCCAATATCGTGGTGCTCACACCGGGCGTCGCGAACTCGGCCTACTTCGAACACTCACTACTGGCGCGGCTCATGGGTGTCGAACTCGTCGAAGGCCGAGATCTCTTCTGCCGCGACAATGTCGTCTACATGCGGACCACCGAGGGTGAGCAACGCGTCGACGTCATCTATCGCCGCATCGACGACGACTTCCTGGATCCGATGCAGTTCCGTCCGGACTCGATGCTCGGCGTCGCGGGGCTGCTCAACGCGGCCCGGGCCGGCAACGTGGTGATCTCCAGTGCGGTCGGTAACGGCGTCGGCGACGACAAACTGATCTACACCTATGTTCCCGAGATCATCGAGTACTACCTCGGCGAGAAACCGAGTCTGCAGAACGTGGACACGCTTCGCTGCTGGCTCGACCACGAGTGCGAGGAGGTCCTCGACCGGATCGACGAACTCGTGGTGAAGCCGGTGGAGGGGTCGGGTGGCTACGGCATCGTATTCGGTCCGGACGCCAGCAAGGCGGAGCTCGACGCCCTGGCGCGCAAGGTCCGCAGCGATCCGCGCGGCTGGATCGCACAGCCGGTGGTGCAGTTGTCGACGGTGCCGACCAAGATTGGCGACGACCTGCGCCCGCGCCACGTGGATCTGCGTCCCTTCGCGGTGAACGATGGTGAGTCGGTGTGGGTTCTGCCGGGCGGACTGACCCGGGTGGCGCTGCCGGAGGGGTCGCTGGTGGTCAACTCCAGCCAGGGCGGTGGTTCCAAGGACACCTGGGTGCTGGCATCGCGTGGCTCCGAAGACGAGCGCGAGATGTCCGGGGCCAAGGTCGTCACCGCGAGTGGTGTCGCCGCCGCCCGGCCGGCGGAGAGCGCTCCGGACCTGGTGCACACCCAGACCCAGCAACAGCAGCAGGGCACGATGAGTCAGACGCAGCGCATGGGCTCGATGACCCAGACCCAGCAGCAGGGGGGTGGTTCCCGATGA
- a CDS encoding DUF4354 family protein, protein MTAGLSAIALLLIPALATAGAAPSAAYVSEDNWAGYVTLNTATLYSDSVAFDVTISATKGEVPVNPFYFVAKAADGTSYNNPTYAGDNYLRSGDLPAGERVRGVVTLKVTGPKPTALIYEGVLGRQLAKWNLRWKTVAPKAKPKPPVFGSLS, encoded by the coding sequence GTGACCGCCGGTTTGTCTGCCATCGCACTGCTTCTCATCCCGGCTCTGGCTACGGCCGGGGCTGCTCCTTCTGCCGCGTATGTGAGCGAGGACAACTGGGCCGGCTACGTCACGCTCAATACGGCAACGCTCTACTCCGATTCGGTTGCGTTCGACGTCACCATCAGCGCCACGAAAGGCGAGGTACCGGTCAATCCCTTCTACTTCGTGGCCAAAGCGGCCGACGGCACCAGCTACAACAACCCGACCTATGCGGGCGACAACTATCTGCGCTCGGGGGATCTGCCCGCCGGTGAACGGGTTCGAGGAGTTGTCACGCTGAAAGTGACGGGGCCGAAGCCCACCGCTCTCATATACGAGGGTGTACTCGGACGCCAACTGGCGAAATGGAATCTGCGGTGGAAGACGGTTGCGCCCAAGGCCAAGCCGAAGCCTCCGGTGTTCGGCTCGTTGTCCTGA
- a CDS encoding DegV family protein gives MPVVVVTDSSSRLPKSVADHYGIRQVPLHLSLDGADYREGVDEIPPDLITTPGVTTSGANPQDLTDAFDEAIAASDGDGVVAVHMSRRLSGTWGAARLAAEKFSGLVRVVDSRSVGLAVGFTAIAAAQAARTDADRDRVYESAIREAATVDSLLCVQQLDNLRNSGRISAASKMLGSALAIKPILHMVDGTLALRERHRTFSKAVQKMVDGAVESAAGRAVTVGIQHCDAPEAAADLAEQLRSRLRMVTDEITVDLGPVLGCHVGPGAVGVVIASHLEAIEGIDTV, from the coding sequence GTGCCTGTCGTCGTCGTCACAGATTCGTCGTCACGGCTGCCGAAATCGGTGGCCGATCATTACGGCATCCGTCAGGTCCCGTTGCATCTGTCCCTCGACGGCGCGGACTACCGCGAGGGGGTCGACGAGATACCGCCCGATCTCATCACGACTCCCGGCGTCACCACGTCAGGTGCCAACCCGCAGGATCTCACCGACGCCTTTGACGAGGCGATCGCGGCCAGCGACGGCGACGGTGTGGTGGCCGTGCACATGTCGCGGCGATTGTCGGGGACCTGGGGTGCGGCCCGGCTGGCGGCGGAGAAGTTCTCCGGACTCGTCCGGGTGGTCGATTCCCGGTCGGTGGGTCTGGCGGTGGGATTCACCGCGATCGCGGCGGCGCAGGCCGCGCGCACCGATGCGGACCGGGATCGGGTGTACGAGTCGGCGATTCGGGAGGCGGCCACGGTCGATTCGCTGCTCTGCGTGCAGCAGCTGGACAATCTGCGCAACAGCGGCCGGATCAGTGCGGCGAGCAAGATGCTCGGTTCGGCGCTCGCGATCAAACCGATCCTGCACATGGTGGACGGGACGCTGGCGTTGCGCGAACGGCACCGCACGTTCTCCAAGGCAGTGCAGAAGATGGTCGACGGGGCGGTGGAGTCGGCAGCCGGCCGTGCGGTGACGGTCGGCATCCAGCATTGCGACGCCCCGGAGGCCGCTGCGGATCTCGCGGAGCAACTGCGATCGCGACTTCGGATGGTGACCGACGAGATCACCGTCGACCTGGGGCCGGTACTCGGGTGCCATGTGGGTCCCGGTGCGGTGGGTGTGGTCATCGCGAGTCATCTGGAGGCGATCGAGGGGATCGACACCGTCTGA
- a CDS encoding ComEC/Rec2 family competence protein, producing the protein MDLRLLVPAMVVWAVTITGLLAPVQVLATVAIGAGTCCTVCIVACRRGLVAWRMVGLVVVGAGLAATCAVALLIRQEQRLAHPLTEVTGKVTVTMVVRDDPVLIGQERHGRVRARVTVDGIGTRRVPAAAAELTGDVGEFADLLPGQRVRALVRVRPPPRGTVLVASLTASGPPTAIGRPPVHQRVAGSVRDRLQITSSRALSAAAAGLLPGLVIGDVRSLDPSVREQFRDAGLSHLTAVSGSNFAIVCGAVLLAVRAAGASPRVAAVLGAVTIIGFVILVRPSPSVVRAAIMGGVGLLALLSSRRAQAFPALGAAVIGGLLWWPELALAPGFALSVVATAGLVMWAPRLRDRLRGARVPAGLAEVLAMAIAAQVVTAPVVAMVTGTFSVVGVIANLLVAPVVALISVVGTGAAILGALGPPGGIGASVGELLIRGLGPELWWMLWCARTLGSPRWANIPVPDGVAGAAVVALVTATVIVGVREGWCRMTRAPSPTRKALSEWHSRFNRSNDNDSPELS; encoded by the coding sequence ATGGATCTGCGGTTGCTGGTCCCGGCGATGGTGGTATGGGCGGTCACGATCACCGGTCTGCTCGCCCCGGTCCAGGTGTTGGCGACCGTCGCGATCGGTGCCGGAACATGTTGCACGGTCTGCATTGTCGCGTGTCGGCGCGGTTTGGTCGCCTGGCGGATGGTGGGGCTGGTGGTGGTGGGTGCCGGTCTCGCCGCGACATGTGCTGTGGCGCTGCTGATCCGCCAGGAACAACGGCTCGCTCATCCGCTCACCGAGGTCACCGGCAAGGTGACCGTGACGATGGTGGTGCGTGACGATCCGGTGTTGATCGGACAGGAGCGCCACGGCCGGGTTCGCGCCCGGGTGACGGTCGACGGAATCGGGACCCGCAGGGTGCCCGCGGCCGCCGCCGAGCTCACCGGTGATGTGGGTGAGTTCGCAGATCTGCTGCCGGGACAGCGGGTTCGCGCGCTCGTACGGGTGCGGCCGCCACCACGGGGAACGGTGCTGGTCGCGTCGTTGACGGCGTCGGGACCACCCACCGCCATCGGTCGGCCACCGGTGCATCAGCGCGTTGCGGGATCGGTCCGAGATCGCTTGCAGATCACCAGCTCTCGGGCCCTGTCTGCCGCCGCAGCCGGGTTGCTGCCGGGCCTGGTGATCGGTGATGTTCGGTCACTGGATCCAAGTGTCCGCGAGCAATTCCGCGACGCCGGGCTGAGTCACCTGACCGCGGTCTCGGGCAGCAACTTCGCCATCGTGTGCGGCGCGGTGCTGTTGGCCGTGCGAGCGGCGGGCGCGTCGCCGAGGGTCGCCGCAGTACTGGGGGCGGTGACGATCATCGGCTTCGTCATCCTGGTGCGCCCGTCACCGAGCGTGGTGCGGGCCGCGATCATGGGTGGCGTCGGACTTCTGGCACTGTTGTCCTCCCGTCGTGCACAGGCATTTCCGGCGCTGGGTGCTGCGGTGATCGGTGGCCTGCTGTGGTGGCCGGAACTCGCACTGGCGCCCGGCTTCGCGTTGTCGGTGGTCGCGACCGCGGGGCTCGTGATGTGGGCCCCACGTCTGCGGGACCGGCTGCGCGGTGCACGGGTGCCCGCCGGACTCGCCGAGGTGCTGGCGATGGCGATCGCCGCGCAGGTGGTGACCGCCCCGGTGGTGGCGATGGTCACGGGGACCTTCTCGGTGGTCGGGGTGATCGCCAACCTCCTTGTGGCGCCGGTGGTCGCGCTGATCAGTGTGGTGGGGACCGGGGCCGCGATTCTCGGAGCCCTCGGTCCACCCGGGGGGATCGGCGCATCGGTCGGCGAATTGCTCATCCGGGGTCTGGGCCCGGAGCTCTGGTGGATGCTGTGGTGCGCGCGCACCCTCGGCAGTCCGCGGTGGGCGAACATCCCGGTGCCGGACGGGGTGGCGGGGGCCGCGGTCGTCGCCCTGGTGACCGCGACCGTGATCGTGGGTGTGCGCGAGGGGTGGTGCCGCATGACGCGAGCGCCGTCGCCGACGCGGAAAGCGCTGTCCGAGTGGCACTCTCGATTCAATCGTTCGAATGACAATGACAGTCCGGAATTGTCGTAG
- the rpsT gene encoding 30S ribosomal protein S20, which translates to MANIKSQIKRNRTNEERRKRNQSVKSSLRTAIRGFREAVESGDKDKAAELGQAASRKLDKAASKGVIHANQAANKKSAIALAVNKL; encoded by the coding sequence GTGGCAAACATCAAGTCTCAGATCAAGCGGAACCGCACCAACGAGGAGCGCCGCAAGCGCAACCAGTCGGTGAAGTCGTCGCTGCGTACCGCGATCCGTGGCTTCCGCGAGGCCGTCGAGTCCGGCGACAAGGACAAGGCAGCCGAGCTCGGCCAGGCCGCGAGCCGCAAGCTCGACAAGGCAGCCAGCAAGGGCGTCATCCACGCCAACCAGGCCGCCAACAAGAAGTCGGCCATCGCGCTGGCCGTCAACAAGCTCTGA
- a CDS encoding histidine phosphatase family protein, which yields MSGGPDSHDTAVERLTPVVRRLILLRHGQTEYNVGSRMQGQLDTDLSELGVQQAKSAAAALAQRRPVVIRSSDLRRARDTAEALAQRTGLPVKTDVRLRETHLGDWQGLTHTEVDVQMPGARRRWRDDARWTPPGGESRVQVAGRALPVVDELIDELPQWGAGDDPEAPVVLVAHGGVIAAMTAGLLALPVANWPVFGGLANTSWVQLSGHGTPGAPPRWRLDVWNASAEDSDPAVQ from the coding sequence GTGAGTGGTGGTCCGGATTCGCACGACACCGCGGTCGAGCGTCTGACGCCGGTGGTGCGGCGGTTGATCCTGTTGCGGCACGGCCAGACCGAGTACAACGTGGGTAGCCGGATGCAGGGGCAGCTGGATACGGATCTGTCCGAACTGGGTGTGCAGCAGGCGAAGTCGGCTGCGGCTGCGTTGGCGCAGCGGCGCCCGGTGGTGATCCGGTCGTCGGATCTGCGGCGTGCGCGCGACACCGCGGAGGCGCTGGCACAGCGGACCGGGCTGCCGGTGAAAACCGATGTGCGCCTTCGGGAGACACATCTGGGTGACTGGCAGGGCCTCACGCACACCGAGGTGGACGTGCAGATGCCGGGGGCGCGTCGGCGCTGGCGGGACGACGCGAGGTGGACGCCGCCGGGCGGGGAGAGCCGGGTGCAGGTGGCGGGCCGGGCGCTGCCGGTGGTCGACGAGCTGATCGATGAGTTGCCGCAGTGGGGTGCCGGTGACGATCCGGAAGCGCCGGTGGTGCTGGTGGCCCACGGTGGGGTGATCGCGGCGATGACGGCGGGGTTGTTGGCGCTTCCGGTGGCGAACTGGCCCGTGTTCGGTGGGCTGGCCAACACCAGTTGGGTGCAGCTATCCGGCCACGGGACACCCGGTGCGCCACCGCGGTGGCGTCTGGATGTGTGGAATGCCTCGGCCGAGGATTCGGATCCGGCGGTTCAATGA
- the octT gene encoding diglucosylglycerate octanoyltransferase, protein MSVGSVLVLSDSLAYYGPAGGLPSTDRRIWPSIVGERCGRGVRLFGRIGWTSRDVWWALTQDPNIWAAVPDAEVVVLAFGGMDSLPSPLPTALREQIRYVRPNRLRQVVRTAYQWVQPRAARLGWPVALPPAVTVEYLEKIRSALAQLRPDLPIVVCLPPTHRSPYYGDVHLGRIPTTSAMLGWARAHGLECVDFYPVTRDAFDDFDAQDDSDSAMNPDGIHWGFECHRRIADLVAPVVAARIGARAVDPTM, encoded by the coding sequence ATGAGCGTCGGCAGTGTACTGGTGCTGTCCGATTCGCTCGCCTACTACGGTCCGGCGGGCGGCCTGCCGTCTACGGACCGGCGTATCTGGCCGTCCATCGTCGGTGAGCGTTGCGGCCGGGGAGTGCGGTTGTTCGGGCGGATCGGCTGGACGAGTCGGGATGTGTGGTGGGCGCTGACGCAGGACCCCAACATCTGGGCTGCGGTACCCGACGCGGAGGTGGTGGTGCTCGCGTTCGGCGGGATGGACAGTCTGCCGTCGCCGTTGCCCACGGCCTTGCGGGAGCAGATCAGATACGTGCGGCCCAACCGGCTGCGGCAGGTCGTGCGGACGGCCTATCAGTGGGTGCAGCCGCGGGCCGCCCGGCTCGGGTGGCCGGTGGCGTTGCCCCCGGCGGTGACGGTCGAGTACCTGGAGAAGATCCGGTCGGCGCTGGCGCAGTTGCGGCCTGATCTGCCGATCGTGGTGTGCCTTCCGCCGACTCATCGCAGCCCGTACTACGGCGATGTTCATCTGGGGCGGATACCGACGACGTCGGCGATGCTGGGCTGGGCCCGCGCCCACGGGCTCGAGTGCGTGGACTTCTATCCGGTGACCCGGGATGCGTTCGATGACTTTGATGCACAAGATGATTCGGATTCTGCGATGAACCCGGACGGTATCCACTGGGGATTCGAGTGTCACCGTCGGATCGCGGATCTCGTCGCGCCGGTGGTGGCTGCGCGGATCGGTGCGCGGGCCGTCGACCCCACGATGTGA